From Fusarium fujikuroi IMI 58289 draft genome, chromosome FFUJ_chr07, a single genomic window includes:
- a CDS encoding related to lustrin A, giving the protein MKSVVASIGMLAAVANAYNFPHHAHYRRDNGTDTQTTLTVKTTVVETITSCAPTVTNCPARDHTAIAQLPESDKVTYVETNTVILTEVVCPVADASSIYTSVLHDAETGGVTGKTLTAPYTASVPMTTGGAYPPPKEGDKTVVSDYTTEQVVTLTQGDETITTTIHKTLQTTITVPAGPQVTDDGSKGNGTPEDDTTTTTTKTKTGTVTKTIERVGETNPASGGDNGYSTGKSEEEGSKGTSNGSGNGSNNGGSGSGNGNGECVAETVTVTAPASTVYVTVVPEASKTGSSDDATVTDKAVHGDDSEDDDSEDDDDEDEFCDTTTTLEATVTVVPYPVNNTATGGYAKPTGFSRRLR; this is encoded by the coding sequence ATGAAGTCCGTCGTCGCTTCCATCGGCATGCTTGCCGCCGTGGCCAACGCCTACAACTTCCCCCACCACGCCCACTACCGCCGCGACAACGGCACCGACACCCAGACCACTTTGACCGTCAAGACCACTGTCGTCGAGACCATCACCAGCTGCGCTCCTACTGTCACCAACTGCCCTGCTCGTGATCACACTGCCATTGCTCAGCTCCCCGAGTCCGACAAGGTCACCTACGTTGAGACTAACACCGTTATCCTCACTGAGGTTGTCTGCCCCGTCGCTGACGCCAGCTCTATCTACACTTCCGTCCTTCACGATGCTGAGACCGGTGGTGTTACTGGCAAGACCCTTACTGCCCCTTACACCGCTTCCGTCCCCATGACCACTGGCGGTGCTTATCCTCCCCCTAAGGAGGGCGACAAGACCGTCGTTTCCGACTACACCACTGAGCAGGTTGTCACTCTTACCCAGGGTGACGAGACCATCACTACCACCATCCACAAGACTCTCCAGACCACCATCACCGTCCCTGCTGGCCCTCAGGTCACCGATGACGGCTCCAAGGGTAACGGTACCCCCGAGGATGATAccaccactaccaccaccaagaccaagactggcaccgtcaccaagaccattgaGCGCGTCGGTGAGACCAATCCCGCTTCCGGCGGTGACAACGGCTACAGCACCGGCAagagtgaggaggagggctCCAAGGGCACTAGCAACGGCTCCGGCAACGGGTCCAACAATGgtggctccggctccggtaATGGTAACGGCGAGTGTGTTGCCGagactgtcactgtcaccgCCCCTGCTTCCACTGTCTATGTCACTGTTGTCCCTGAGGCCAGCAAGACCGGCAGCTCTGATGATGCTACCGTCACCGACAAGGCTGTTCATGGTGATGactctgaggatgatgactctgaggacgacgatgacgaggatgagttcTGCGACACCACCACTACCCTCGAGGCTACTGTCACCGTTGTCCCTTACCCCGTCAACAACACTGCCACTGGTGGCTACGCTAAGCCCACTGGCTTCTCTCGCCGTCTCCGATAG
- a CDS encoding related to cylicin II — MALDPNPQGRKRGRPANASKQAPSASQDRPDEYEADVEEAARPKQRGRPKKKAQEDAPGEEVAQAEKPKKKRGRPSPEDRNAEKSTENAPQPKRKRGRPSLERNQDAQEADPETVEEAVQPKRKRARPSLEKNQDEEPKQETEDAGKQKRKKKSKETQIEEPEEQPEEQPQPRKKGRKAAQQPEPEAEQAPAPRKRQRHEIKESGPEPVSEQEAQPRRSPRNSLRDLGEDANNKGSKAERSKKKKDRVSQENAEDEQLEDAPKKRGRPKGGRPSAETADEPQEEPQETNKKKRRGKEKDDAPSDSDESLASPPKPYIHIASFKRTIRSSKVAADWTGLSGASLPTTKSILKLAQQPILQRMAPTNNRRTHASAALHLVYRRMERKLARGLPFPPGNPSSKTTKRRLDADGGRALELDFEAVLDGKAALERQLVPGMHAVELLKAEKERMERELERDYEKLRNLEANARAQTRERKDLFRKAHVLAPTSRPASKDQDTTFVTDTKDQESLKDIVNTPLEPIALQLADHVESIRGNLQQADGLTPQLSRTKAALQDVLQRYLDEVTYEQVVLG, encoded by the exons ATG GCTCTAGATCCAAACCCGCAAGGGCGCAAGCGCGGTAGGCCTGCAAACGCGTCCAAACAAGCCCCTAGCGCGTCGCAAGATCGACCAGACGAGTATGAAGCCgatgtcgaagaagctgcGCGTCCGAAACAACGAGGACGACCAAAGAAAAAAGCGCAAGAAGATGCGCCCGGGGAAGAAGTAGCGCAGGCGGAGAAACCCAAAAAGAAGCGTGGTCGACCTTCACCGGAAGATAGGAATGCGGAAAAGTCGACAGAAAATGCACCGCAACCGAAACGAAAACGCGGCCGCCCTTCACTAGAGAGAAATCAGgatgctcaagaagctgatccAGAAACGGTAGAAGAGGCGGTCCAACCAAAGAGGAAGCGTGCACGCCCATCTCTCGAAAAGAATCAGGATGAGGAGCCTAAGCAGGAAACAGAAGATGCTGGAAAGCAAAAacgaaagaagaagtcgaaggAGACACAGATTGAAGAGCCAGAGGAGCAGCCAGAGGAGCAGCCCCAACCGCGAAAAAAGGGCCGCAAGGCAGCTCAACAACCTGAGCCGGAGGCAGAACAAGCACCAGCACCCCGAAAGAGACAGCGTCATGAAATCAAAGAGTCCGGGCCTGAACCTGTATCTGAACAAGAGGCGCAACCACGACGAAGCCCACGGAATTCTTTGCGCGATCTTGGCGAAGATGCCAATAACAAGGGCAGCAAAGCCGAAAGGtccaaaaagaagaaggatcgTGTATCACAGGAAAATGCAGAAGATGAACAACTCGAAGATGCTCCCAAGAAGCGTGGTCGCCCAAAAGGGGGAAGACCATCGGCTGAGACCGCGGATGAACCACAagaagagcctcaagagACGAATAAGAAGAAACGTCGTGGCAAGGAGAAAGACGATGCACCCTCTGACTCAGACGAATCTCTCGCCTCCCCGCCAAAGCCATACATCCACATTGCTTCCTTTAAACGCACAATCCGCTCCTCCAAAGTTGCGGCAGACTGGACTGGTCTATCGGGCGCATCACTTCCCACTACTAAATCCATCCTCAAACTCGCCCAACAACCTATCCTGCAACGCATGGCCCCGACGAACAACCGACGCACCCATGCCTCTGCAGCATTACATCTCGTCTACCGCCGCATGGAACGTAAACTCGCCCGTGGTCTACCCTTCCCCCCTGGGaatccatcatcaaagactACAAAACGGCGCCTGGATGCTGATGGGGGTCGTGCACTGGAGCTTGATTTTGAGGCGGTGCTCGATGGGAAGGCGGCGTTGGAGAGACAGCTTGTGCCTGGGATGCATGCAGTTGAGCTACTGAAGgcggagaaggagaggatggAGAGAGAGCTTGAGAGGGATTATGAAAAACTGAGGAACTTGGAGGCAAATGCGAGGGCACAAACAAGAGAGCGGAAGGATTTGTTCCGAAAAGCACATGTTCTCGCACCGACATCAAGGCCAGCCAGCAAGGATCAAGATACAACTTTTGTTACTGATACCAAAGATCAGGAAAGTCTCAAG GACATTGTCAATACACCTCTTGAGCCTATAGCCCTGCAACTAGCAGACCACGTCGAAAGTATCCGTGGTAACCTCCAACAGGCTGATGGGCTCACACCACAATTGAGTCGGACAAAAGCTGCTTTACAGGATGTGTTGCAGCGGTACCTAGATGAAGTAACTTACGAGCAGGTTGTCCTTGGATAA
- a CDS encoding related to dithiol-disulfide isomerase involved in polyketide biosynthesis, giving the protein MPSISVTVISDPVCPWCFIGALRLSRAIALYLKTVSSTDTITTKWHAYQLDPNTPTQPLITKIASKWGEDQVPSVKARLNGIAKQEGVEFNFNSTIGNTRDAHRLEKLGRIRGKETEVALEVMRMYFLDGGDITSKEDLVTAAVKAGIERDEARVWLDGEDGVEEVDNEVREMQEKGIKGVPRYIINDKYSVDGAEEVGDILEKLVMAREDLLAKN; this is encoded by the coding sequence ATGCCTTCGATCTCTGTGACCGTCATATCAGATCCCGTCTGTCCCTGGTGTTTCATCGGCGCCCTCCGTTTATCCCGCGCCATAGCTCTCTATCTCAAAACCGTCTCTTCAACCGACACTATCACTACCAAATGGCACGCTTACCAGCTGGATCCCAATACACCCACACAACCCCTCATCACGAAGATAGCATCGAAATGGGGAGAGGACCAAGTCCCCTCAGTCAAAGCCCGCCTCAATGGTATCGCCAAACAAGAGGGTGTGGagttcaacttcaactctaCGATTGGAAATACCAGAGATGCGCATCGGTTGGAGAAGCTGGGGCGCATTAGGGGCAAGGAGACGGAGGTTGCGCTGGAGGTTATGAGGATGTATTTTCTGGATGGCGGAGATATCACTAGCAAGGAGGATTTAGTGACCGCAGCGGTTAAGGCGGGCATTGAGAGGGACGAAGCGCGAGTGTGGTTAGATGGTGAGGATGgggttgaggaggttgataATGAGGTTCGTGAGATGCAAGAAAAGGGCATAAAGGGCGTACCACGGTATATCATCAATGACAAGTATAGCGTTGATGGAGCGGAGGAAGTCGGAGAtattcttgagaagctcgttATGGCGAGAGAAGACCTGCTTGCTAAGAATTAG